In Bacillus pumilus, the sequence CTTCAATCTCTTCTCTAGTTCATCAATCGCTCTTATCACTTCTGCGCCTGGATTCGTACCAAATAGATCACTAGGCAAAATCTCGACGTGTCCATTTTTGACAGCTGACACATCGTGCCATGCCGCATTCTGTTTCATTTCGCTCATAAAGCCCGCTTTCACATCTTCTGGATTGCTGTGTGTCATCAGCAGAATGAGATCAGGATCGGCTTCGATGACCTTTTCTGCATTGATTTGAGCGTATTGAGGGAATTTTTCGAGCGCCGGTTCATTCTCAGCAATGTTCGCACCCCCAGCGATGTGCAGCAAATCCCCGCTTAAGGAATAAGGAAGTGCCGCCATATATGTGCCGGGAGCACCGTACACAACGAGTGTTTTCACTTTTTTCTTAGGCGGCTTGACCTGCTTTTTCCGCTGATCGATTTGTTCATTGAGTGCTTTTGCCTTTTGCTGCTTTTCAAGCAAATCACCAAATAACGAAATTTGACGCTGAATATCCTTCACTGAATTGGCGCTTGTCAAAAGAAGCTGTGAACCAATTCCTTCTATCGTAGAGATGTCCTTACTGTTTAATTGTTCATTCCCAAGCACAACATCAGGCTTTAAACTCGTGAGCAGCTCTACATCATATTGATGCGTTGTGCCAATCGTTTGTACGGACTTTGCCTTCTGTAACTTGTCTGGTAACTCGGTCGTTGGACGGCCGACAACCTCACCGCCTAAGGCATAAATAATGCTCATGTCTCCAGTCGATAACGAGACGATACGCTGAGGTGATTCATCAAACGACAACGTTCTGCCGGCAAAATCCTTTATCTTCAGCGCTCCTTGCGTGCTCCCTTTCTCTACCGGTGCTGCTTGACTGCATCCTCCGAGGAGAAGCATCAAAACGAGTCCCGCCACGATCACATGTGAAAATTTCAACCGTCTGTCTCTCCTTTTCTAGTAAACTTTCTTTAGCTTTGCCTGTACCACGAGACGCCCGCTTTTAGGTGCAAGCACATGATCACAGGTCGATAAGGTGAGGATCAGGTCATCCGTGGACACGTCTGTCTTCGTTTGATAGATCGACTTCTTACGCACGGCTTGCAAGTAGTGCGCATATTCGCCAATATCCTGAAAATCGGTTTGAATATAATCGAAGTCAACCGTCGTTTCATACACAGCAAAAATCTCCGCTTCGTAGCTTTGATACAGCATATCGTACTGAAATGTCCGGTGCTCATCGAAAAAATCCCTTTTTAGATAGTTTGTGAGTCCAGCGAACATTGATCCATCCCTCATCCGATGGCCATACACTACTGTATTTGGACTTTCATGTAAGACGTCGTTTCGATAATCCATAAAGATACTGCCTGCCCGGGTATCGTTCTTTAAATAATTGCGAGTTAAGTAGAATGCATTATCGCGTGATTGAACAATCGGGTATTGAATCATTGTGCCCTTCATATTGATCCAGCCGACAATGTCGTCATTCACCTTTCGCAGCTCATCAAATGACGTACGAATCTTTCCCGGTTCCCGCTTTTCATTCATTTCTTCTTGTCCATACATCGTCTGGGCCTTTGCAAGCACTTGACGATTTTGATAATAGCCGAAGAGTTCTAAGCCGATGGCCGTACCGCTATAAATGAATACACCTAAACAGACGATCGTCAGCATC encodes:
- the srtB gene encoding class B sortase, whose translation is MKRGKRLWQRMLTIVCLGVFIYSGTAIGLELFGYYQNRQVLAKAQTMYGQEEMNEKREPGKIRTSFDELRKVNDDIVGWINMKGTMIQYPIVQSRDNAFYLTRNYLKNDTRAGSIFMDYRNDVLHESPNTVVYGHRMRDGSMFAGLTNYLKRDFFDEHRTFQYDMLYQSYEAEIFAVYETTVDFDYIQTDFQDIGEYAHYLQAVRKKSIYQTKTDVSTDDLILTLSTCDHVLAPKSGRLVVQAKLKKVY
- a CDS encoding ABC transporter substrate-binding protein; this encodes MKFSHVIVAGLVLMLLLGGCSQAAPVEKGSTQGALKIKDFAGRTLSFDESPQRIVSLSTGDMSIIYALGGEVVGRPTTELPDKLQKAKSVQTIGTTHQYDVELLTSLKPDVVLGNEQLNSKDISTIEGIGSQLLLTSANSVKDIQRQISLFGDLLEKQQKAKALNEQIDQRKKQVKPPKKKVKTLVVYGAPGTYMAALPYSLSGDLLHIAGGANIAENEPALEKFPQYAQINAEKVIEADPDLILLMTHSNPEDVKAGFMSEMKQNAAWHDVSAVKNGHVEILPSDLFGTNPGAEVIRAIDELEKRLKRLSS